In the genome of Planctomyces sp. SH-PL62, the window GGCGGCCTTCGTCGAAGACGATCCCCGGATCGGACCAGACGCCGCAGGCGAACCGCTCGTCCAGGCAGGCGGCGAACATCGCCCACTTGCCGCCGTACGAGTGCCCCATCACGCCGACCCGCGCGGGGTCGACCTCGGGCATGGCCCGCATGGCCGTCAGGGCGTTCGATGCGACGTGCGCCAGATACGCCAGGGGCTGGATCGGCGGCTCCCACTTCGAGGGGTCCAGGACCCTCGGGTCGAAGCCGATCGAGAGGCAGACGAAGCCGCGTTCGGCCAGCCGGCGGGCGAAGTCCCGGCGCGGCTTGGTCCCCAGGCCGATGGCCGTCTCGGGCTCATAGAAGACCACCAGGACCGCCGGGTGCGGGCCGGGCCCGTCCGGGACAAGCAGGTAGGCCGGCTCGATCCGATCCGCGGCGACCTCCACGCGCAACCGGCGCTGGAGGTACGTCCCCCGGCGCTCCTCGCCCAGCACCTCGACCTTCGGTTTCTCGATCCGGGGAGGCTCCTCGCCGATCCGCGCCCGCCACTGGCCGAGGATCTCGCGACGGCGCTCCCGCCACTCGGCCTTGGTGCGCGCGACGCGACCGTCCTCGAACATCAAGGGGGAGCGATGCGTCCCCAGGTCGCCAGCAAGCTCCGGGGGGGGCTCGAAGGCCCCGGCGAGCCCGGCGGGCGGGACGTCGTCGGCCCCGGCGATGGGCCCGGCGGCGGCGGCGACGAGGAAGCAACCGAGGAGGATCGACCGGCCTGTCGTCATGGTGGAGATCCGCGAAGGTGTGGGGGGATTCAGGTCGACCGCGATCGCCGTCCGTCCCCCCTCCCCTCGCCCCAGGCTTCAGTCCCTCGCGAAGACCAGGACGCTGTTGGCGGGCAGGACGAGCGAGGCGGACGAATCGAAGCCGTGCAGGGGGATCGGGTCGATGGAGAGTCCGCCGCCGTTGCCGACCACGTTCGGGTTGACCCAGTTCTCGTAGACGTCGCTGTTGAAGGTCTCGCGCCACGCGCCGGGGGGGAAGCCGATTCGGTAGCCGAAGCGGTTGAAGGTCGACAGGTGGACGACGACCATCACGTCTCGGCCCTCGCCGGGCACCCAGCGGTGGAAGGCCAGCACGCGATTCTGGTCATGGGTGTGGACCGGGCGGAAGCCCTGGCCGCGCAGGGCCGGCTGCCGGCGTCGCAGCGCCAGCAGCTCGCGGGTGAAGCGGATGTGGTCGAGCATCTGCTTGTCGCCCGCCTCGACCCCCGCCCAGTAGAGCAGCAGGTTCGCGTGGTTCTCGACGTCGTCGGCCCATTGCTTGTCTTCCAGGAACTCCTGGCCCATGAAGAGCATCGGGACGCCCGGCGCCGTCAGGGAGATGCCGGTCGCCACCCGCGCGCGGCTGCGGCCGTACCAGGAGCGAGGGTCGTCGAAGTCCCCCAGGCGGGCCACCCGCTGGTCGCGGCCCCGGTAGACGAGGTCGTGGTTCTCCGGGCCTTGCACGAACCGCCACGGCTCGGGGAAGCCGTCGGGCCAGAGGCTGGCGGCCAGCCCGGTCATGGCGAGGGGCCGCTCGTCGGGCCGGCTGGACTCGCGGATCACGTCGCGAATGGCGTTGCGCAGGCCGTCGGTCAGCGTGGTGTCGAAGCCGGCGCCCCCCTCGGACGGGGGCTTCACGACGTACGGGTTGACGTTCCAGTACTCGGCGTGGTCGATCGCCTCCGGGCGGACGTGGTTGAGCGTCGACGTGAGGTCCTGGCAGAACCGCCAGCCGTGGGGGGCGCCGTCGTGGTCGATGACGCTCACTTGATCATATCGAAAACCGTCGACCCGATACTCCTCCAGGAAGAACCGGGCGTTGCGGATCAGGAAGTCGCGGACCTCGGGCTTGGCGAAGTCGAACACCTTGCCGCCGGCGTGCTCCCGGCCGTTGAAGTAGAGCGAGTTCGCCGCCACGCCCCCGGACGTCGGCTGGCGGTCGAAGAACAGGAGGCTCTCTTCGCCGAAATCCCCCCCGGCGTGGTTGTAGACCACGTCCAGGATCACGGCGAGGCCGTGGATGTGGCAGACGTCGATCAGCGCCTTGAGCTGGTTCATCTCGCCGCGGAGGTCGTCGACCGCGAAGCGGGCCAGCCCCCTGGCGTCGAGCAGCTCGTTCACCTCGTCGACGTAGGGCGGGAGCGCGGCGTCCTCGACCGCGAAGTCCATCTCGGGCGAGAAGTAGTCGGTGCCGTTGTAGCCCAGGCTGAACGCGGTCTGGAACTCCTGGATCGGCAGGAGTTGCAGGGCGGTCACGCCGAGTTCGGCGAGATAAGGGACCTTCCGGGCCACGTCGAGGAACGTCCCGGCCTTGCGCGGCAGGTTCGGCGTGTAGAAGGTGCCGACGTGGAGCTGGTAGATCACGAAGTCGTTGAAGCGGGGGGTGACGTACCCGGTCTCGTGCCAGGGGAAGTCGGTCTCGCGGATGACGCACTCGCTGGGGAAGGGCGACTGCAATTCGCGGGCGTAGGGGTCGCGCTTGAGGCCCGAGCTTCCCGTACCGTCGATGTGGAGGATGTAGCGGTCGCGGTCCTTCGCGCCGGGGATGAAGCCTCGCCAGTGGCCCTGGGCGTCCTTCGTCAGCAGGCTGGAGTCGTCCTTGATCCGGCCGTTGAAGTCGCCCAGGACGTAGACCTTCCGCGCGTGGGGGGCCCAGACGCGGAACGTGGCCCCGTCGGCGATCAGGTTGGCCCCCATCGGGGTGTCGGGCTTGATGTGGGTGAGCGGGGCGGGCATGGGCGCCTCGAAGTGTGAGAGCCGAACGGAGATCCCCTGCCCTTCCCGATACGCACGCCGCCGAGTTCGCTTACATGG includes:
- a CDS encoding dienelactone hydrolase family protein: MTTGRSILLGCFLVAAAAGPIAGADDVPPAGLAGAFEPPPELAGDLGTHRSPLMFEDGRVARTKAEWRERRREILGQWRARIGEEPPRIEKPKVEVLGEERRGTYLQRRLRVEVAADRIEPAYLLVPDGPGPHPAVLVVFYEPETAIGLGTKPRRDFARRLAERGFVCLSIGFDPRVLDPSKWEPPIQPLAYLAHVASNALTAMRAMPEVDPARVGVMGHSYGGKWAMFAACLDERFACGVWSDPGIVFDEGRRDVNYQEPWYLGWEPGRKRKPGLVTPENPRTGAYAKLVADGRDLHELLALMPPRPFLVSGGAEDGPARWRALNHVLAVDALLGVRRGVAMTNRPAHEPTDESNEQIDDFLESVLVPRPRP
- a CDS encoding alpha-amylase family glycosyl hydrolase; this encodes MPAPLTHIKPDTPMGANLIADGATFRVWAPHARKVYVLGDFNGRIKDDSSLLTKDAQGHWRGFIPGAKDRDRYILHIDGTGSSGLKRDPYARELQSPFPSECVIRETDFPWHETGYVTPRFNDFVIYQLHVGTFYTPNLPRKAGTFLDVARKVPYLAELGVTALQLLPIQEFQTAFSLGYNGTDYFSPEMDFAVEDAALPPYVDEVNELLDARGLARFAVDDLRGEMNQLKALIDVCHIHGLAVILDVVYNHAGGDFGEESLLFFDRQPTSGGVAANSLYFNGREHAGGKVFDFAKPEVRDFLIRNARFFLEEYRVDGFRYDQVSVIDHDGAPHGWRFCQDLTSTLNHVRPEAIDHAEYWNVNPYVVKPPSEGGAGFDTTLTDGLRNAIRDVIRESSRPDERPLAMTGLAASLWPDGFPEPWRFVQGPENHDLVYRGRDQRVARLGDFDDPRSWYGRSRARVATGISLTAPGVPMLFMGQEFLEDKQWADDVENHANLLLYWAGVEAGDKQMLDHIRFTRELLALRRRQPALRGQGFRPVHTHDQNRVLAFHRWVPGEGRDVMVVVHLSTFNRFGYRIGFPPGAWRETFNSDVYENWVNPNVVGNGGGLSIDPIPLHGFDSSASLVLPANSVLVFARD